The genomic interval TACGCTCAGCTCGTAAAGATAAAGATTATGGGAAATTTTCACCAGATTTTGACTTTGAGTAGGTCAGAAAACTGTTGGTGTTGAATCAGGTGTATGAGTTACTGTGCGTGCCAACGGAAACATTGGAACCAACAATTTTATTGGAAGTGGTTCTTAGCAACTCTCTCCTTAGCTTACCATCTGGTACCTCTTACCTCTCCTTTTGGTTACCAATGGTATATAAAgtgaataaaattataaatattaatactcCGCATTAAAGGTGTGCTTTCGACAGACTGCTTTGCGAAATGTACATGAAAATGGGTCAGGAACCAATCTATTTTCGAGATCAACCTCATTGCAACTTGACTTGGGTTGCCAATTATGACACAAATAACTTTTAACTTACCTCCAATAGGGGACAGGCATCTGGATAATTTCCCGATTGCAAGAGTTTTTGGAGCACGGCATTCAGAACTCGGTTCTTGCTGCGAAATGCTATCAGGTGACAGCCATCCACTCGAATTTTAAAAAGTTGCTGCAGGATACGGTCCTTTCGATTGGCGAGCTGGCCCACACTCAGCTCCACCCACATTTTTGGGATAGATCGGCGCAGTCGCAGCAAGGTGTTCAGGAAATTTCCCTGCTTCTTCGGCATTTCCACAATATCGCACTTGAAGACCTCCGCAGTAGTGGGGTCAATGACCGAACAGTTGATGTCCCGCCAACGTATCTCGAAATCGCGCTACAAGTGGGGGAGCCATTAAGCAAATGCGCATCATATGCCGAACCTATAAATCTAGCGACTTAGTCACGCTGGCTACTTTTGGCCAGGATGAACGGAAAGTGCATTTGGCGTACTTTGGTGTACTACTATACtactatatttataaatgtggTAAGCCTACGTTTTAAAAATGGATTTTGGATCTGTGAGTGTGCAGGTGCAGTCATATATTCTGGCACATTGTAactcaaacatttttaattatttgtatggTTGTTAAATATCTAGAACTTGTTCGTACGAAACTGACATGAATGACTTTTTTAGGGTTTCTTGGATATTATTTATGTAGCGTTGCTCTTTGTTAATAGATCCAAATTCCGGTTTTATACATTATAAATCACATCTGTACGTACGGTTGCCATAGTTGGCTGCCGTAGAATCGGCAAAACCAGACAGCATAATACTAGTAATCCCCTCCGAAAGGCGTCAGTCATCATACTAACGATGGCCATCGAATGGCACACATTGCGGCCCCAGAGCagtaattattaaaaataattattattattattttgtataggAAACATATAAATTCAATATCGGCGCACATCTGTTCGCCAGCTCTCATTTGGCATTATATGTTTTTTGTGGGTTGAAGGGTGCACTTCGGAAGTGTGGGGGTGGGGCACTGACATTAATCAGTCATTTTACGCCAGGCCGTATactttaattgtaattgtgCAATTTGTAGAAAATAATGCGAAATAATCACCGCGGGACATCCATACCCCCATcgcttgttttcattttgcatatGAAATAATGTGTGAAGTCGAGTTGCGGCTATATCGCCGTGCtggtttgtttattttacttattaaaaatgtatttaaatgcattCCTGCTGGCTTTGATTCAATAAACAGTGGTACTTGTCCAACAAATTGGTCCAAATATTTGTAAACAGCCCATAACTCATCAGGAAGAAAGCGACTTTTAGTTGCGATTCGCATTAGTTAATTCTGAGTtccatttggcattttgcatttggcatttggcgcTTGCCCTTCAGCTTTCCCATATGGCTGACTTCAGTTTGCACTTATAATTAATGATGTGCGCTTGGAAATACATTTGGCTGGTGGTGTATGGTAGGCAGACCCACTACCATAATTGATCTATAATTAAGATAAGGCTTACTACGCCTGTCGCCGCCGGCTTAAACGGGACCAAAAAATGGAGTAgacaaaaaatagaaagcgTTGAGCGTACgaaatgttttgtttacgcGATTCTAGCGCATTAGTTGGCCACTTCATAGACCTTGGGGGGCATGTATCCAATGGTGGAAGCAGAATGAAGCAACataatggtaaatggtaaatggttaATGGTTAATGGGTAGTATGTAGTGGGTAATGCTAACCGTGaagtgaactgaactgaactctCTTAATTGGTAGCTATGCGGAAAGCAGCCAAATCTGGAGTGACGAACGATTATTTGCTCTACATGCTGGCGATTAAATGAAATCGCATAAATTACGCTTACTTAGGACGTGTGAGAGAGGTTCGCAAAAAGATTGATTGCTTTTTGTTCTGTTAGAGTGAAGGAAGTTTtcacaaagcaaataaaacaaataaaagaagaaatacATAGTAGTACTGATTAACGCAGGTCTGATGTCACATTTGTCGGTTTAATTCGGGTGCGATTAAATCACATCTGTcatagtttattttaattttgaaagcGTTTTGTTTACGATCGCAAAAGTCAATGGCAGTGCGACAACCACAGTTAggttattaaaataattagcACGGGAATAAGCTGAATTTAAATgggatttattttttaataaatcataCACGCTAGGCTGATTTTCCATTTGATAGAcacattttttgttataaattaaatttgattgaGAGGCTCCCCTAGTAATAATTCAGCTTATGTTTTATTCAATGGGCTCGGTggattgttttttgttttcaaaaaaccAGTTCGCAAAGGCTTTACTTTGGAAAATAATGCCAATTGGTACCATTTTATGAACTTTATCTGTTCTTTACCTCTGAAAAATGGTCCATCTTATTCATTTTGTAGAAGTGATTTTCCAAGATTTAATCGCCACTTGTCCGTGACTCATTCATCCCTGTGATTCATGGCTAGTAAATCACGGCTAACCGAATCGGTGTCTTCCTGGTTTACGGGTTACTAACATCGCCGCTTTATGACCGCCTTAATGACAAAAAATTCGCTTAAAATGTCATAAAATGTacgaaaatattataattcCCCGCGGAGAATTAGAGTCGCCATCAGCAAATTATCAAAGAGACACTTTTTCAATGTTCACGGTGATTGACGTGAATGGGCATAGTAGAAATAAGcggaaaatgtcaaaaataaatagtttcTCGTGCGTTTTTCGCTTGAAGCAAACCTGAAAGGTCTGTAATTACTCCATCAACTGTTTGGTCTTTGTCGCTTGTAATGGCCAACATCTTGGGGTCTGTCGTACCCCCACTTTCGAAAAAGACGACATTTTAGATAGTAGTTAAAAGTAAACGTCGACCTCCTCCTCttgatttttgttattttagtattttgtCGTGTAATgttcgttttgtttggtttaagtAACTTTGCATGTCAACGAGCGTgtcagaaaaaaaaggaaaagcaaaaataagCGACTGCTAATTGCACTGGAATTTATTTTCTcccgtatctgtatctggttTTTGTGAGCTGCTCCTCAGCTTCCATGCCtgaattgcatttttgcatgCCGGCCTTCGGCTGTAGATcaatcaaaaagaaatatgGATCGCCTCGTTCGCAGCTTCAAAGTATCCGTATCTCCACATCGCTGTGTCTGTATCTCTATCCGTGTttctgtgtatctgtatctgtggcCCGACCGGTGACGTAAGTGGGCAGTAGcacttctgctgctgctcccctATAAAATCATCATAATCGCATCCGAAACCATAATGATCATCGTCGTCGCCAGAGATCTCCGCTAATGAGCCCCGACCCATTTACTTTTAAGGCGGATATGTGCTTAGGTAATTTGCATTGAATTTTTGTAACCTTTGGAACCTGGATACCTTCCCCAACGCCCCACCGTCTCATGTCTCgttttttttgcgattttttgCTGACCCAAGAACGATAAAAAAGTTACCACTATCCGGTGGGGTCAATAAACCCGCAGTgcaaagcaacaaataaataaatatccaaAACGAAGAAAGCAAGGTGTTCGCTGCACATGGCCAATTATTATTGACTAGGTAAGCAttaagatata from Drosophila yakuba strain Tai18E2 chromosome 3L, Prin_Dyak_Tai18E2_2.1, whole genome shotgun sequence carries:
- the LOC6539754 gene encoding uncharacterized protein LOC6539754; translation: MAIVSMMTDAFRRGLLVLCCLVLPILRQPTMATRDFEIRWRDINCSVIDPTTAEVFKCDIVEMPKKQGNFLNTLLRLRRSIPKMWVELSVGQLANRKDRILQQLFKIRVDGCHLIAFRSKNRVLNAVLQKLLQSGNYPDACPLLENVNYTSTRFALNPDHFPAYMPDMKFNTKLVFQLSRSMGLIRASVDAEVMRRS